From Hydrogenobacter sp., the proteins below share one genomic window:
- the ricT gene encoding regulatory iron-sulfur-containing complex subunit RicT, whose product MSYVKARFHDTGKILQVDGVWDDDINRNDLIVVSSEKGEEIVKVLGVSKEPSQMKATFLRKAKDEDIKKMEENMEKAESFYTLCKEKIVQHGLDMKLIKVYIPLDANKVFFYYTSDQRVDFRNLVKDLAKVIKKRIEMRQIGVRDAVQMTGWIGACGEVPCCVKFSENFESISLKDIEEQNLPLSPTKFTGPCGRLMCCLAYERDNYIVKNLFPEVGTQLCFKGRTYKLLYVDPPSSKVLLEADGKKEELNMELLLPYGYEKALKHCKSCGFCCRRAYKEDEAFINTQE is encoded by the coding sequence ATGTCTTACGTAAAGGCAAGATTCCATGATACAGGAAAGATCCTTCAGGTTGATGGTGTATGGGACGATGATATAAATAGGAACGATCTTATAGTAGTCAGCTCGGAAAAGGGTGAAGAGATCGTCAAAGTGCTTGGTGTATCAAAAGAGCCATCACAGATGAAGGCAACCTTTTTGAGAAAGGCGAAAGATGAAGACATAAAGAAAATGGAAGAGAACATGGAAAAGGCGGAGAGTTTTTATACTCTTTGCAAAGAAAAGATAGTACAGCACGGACTTGATATGAAGCTTATAAAGGTGTATATACCTTTGGATGCCAATAAGGTATTCTTCTATTACACATCTGATCAGAGAGTTGACTTTAGAAACCTCGTTAAGGATCTCGCAAAGGTCATAAAGAAGAGAATAGAGATGAGACAGATAGGTGTGAGGGATGCGGTACAGATGACGGGTTGGATAGGTGCGTGTGGTGAAGTGCCTTGCTGTGTAAAATTTTCTGAGAACTTTGAATCCATATCTTTAAAAGATATAGAAGAGCAGAATCTGCCACTTTCACCTACAAAGTTTACCGGTCCTTGTGGAAGGCTTATGTGTTGTCTTGCTTACGAAAGGGACAATTATATTGTTAAGAATCTCTTTCCTGAGGTAGGGACACAGCTGTGCTTTAAAGGTAGAACATATAAACTCCTATACGTAGATCCGCCAAGCTCAAAAGTGCTTTTAGAAGCGGATGGGAAAAAAGAAGAGTTAAATATGGAACTTCTCTTGCCGTACGGATACGAAAAAGCTCTCAAGCACTGCAAAAGCTGTGGATTCTGTTGCAGGAGGGCATACAAAGAAGATGAGGCTTTTATCAACACACAGGAGTGA
- the mltG gene encoding endolytic transglycosylase MltG, giving the protein MKILKLIAPLGLVTAFFFYSFLPVSLEKKTVEIPYGMSSTDIAMYLYKEGVIRSPISFLSIHMVKKGKLEAGEYEFDGLVFPWDVYRKIHYGLRKVYRITVPEGSDLYDIANILEMHSICRAKDFLEYALSPKTAEKYGLNTFSMEGFLFPDTYFFSKNTHPLTVISVMYRNFLKKTESLREELKKSGMSLEEWVTIASLIEKETALKEEKPLISAVIRNRLKKGMRLQIDPTVIYAMKRKGIWDGKLLSKDLEIDDPYNTYLYFGLPPSPICNPGIDSLEYALHPAKVNYLYFVANGNGGHRFSSTYLEHLANVKAYRDGKR; this is encoded by the coding sequence ATGAAAATCCTAAAACTTATAGCTCCTTTAGGTTTAGTGACAGCTTTTTTCTTTTATTCTTTCCTGCCAGTGTCCCTTGAAAAAAAAACTGTGGAGATCCCTTACGGTATGTCCTCAACGGATATAGCGATGTATTTATATAAGGAAGGTGTGATAAGAAGTCCCATCTCTTTTTTGAGCATACATATGGTAAAGAAGGGTAAACTTGAAGCTGGTGAGTATGAGTTTGACGGGCTTGTCTTCCCTTGGGATGTTTACAGAAAGATACATTACGGTCTGAGGAAAGTTTACAGGATCACAGTTCCGGAAGGTTCGGATCTTTACGATATAGCAAACATACTTGAGATGCACAGTATATGCAGAGCCAAAGACTTCTTAGAATACGCTCTTTCTCCTAAAACCGCAGAAAAATACGGACTAAATACCTTCAGTATGGAAGGTTTTCTGTTCCCGGACACTTACTTCTTTTCTAAAAACACGCATCCGTTAACTGTTATATCTGTTATGTACAGGAACTTTCTTAAAAAGACTGAATCTTTGAGGGAAGAACTTAAAAAATCCGGTATGAGCCTTGAGGAATGGGTAACTATAGCTTCCCTGATAGAGAAAGAAACAGCCTTAAAGGAGGAAAAACCACTTATATCCGCAGTCATACGTAACAGGCTGAAAAAAGGTATGAGGCTTCAGATAGATCCAACAGTCATATACGCTATGAAGAGGAAAGGGATTTGGGATGGCAAACTCCTCTCAAAAGATCTGGAGATAGATGACCCTTACAACACTTACCTTTACTTTGGTCTTCCCCCATCGCCCATATGCAATCCCGGTATTGATTCGCTTGAGTATGCCTTACACCCTGCTAAAGTCAATTACCTTTACTTTGTTGCAAACGGCAACGGTGGACACAGATTTAGTTCTACATACTTGGAGCATCTTGCCAACGTAAAAGCGTACAGAGACGGAAAGAGGTAA
- the ruvX gene encoding Holliday junction resolvase RuvX: protein MKVLAVDYGKKRIGLALGDTLLKIASPLCVLKNNGGVIEKINELVNEYKVSLLIVGLPLTPRGLKGQRAEEVEEFIKTLREKLPQDVEILTWDERYTTKEADWLLKELPQIKRKKIRDSVSAYVILKEYLESL, encoded by the coding sequence TTGAAGGTACTGGCTGTTGATTACGGGAAAAAACGCATAGGGCTTGCCTTAGGAGATACGTTACTGAAAATAGCTTCACCTTTGTGTGTTCTTAAAAATAATGGAGGGGTGATTGAAAAGATAAATGAACTGGTCAACGAATACAAGGTATCTTTGTTGATTGTAGGTCTTCCTCTTACACCACGTGGACTAAAGGGACAAAGAGCTGAAGAAGTTGAGGAGTTTATCAAAACATTGAGAGAAAAATTACCTCAAGATGTAGAAATTTTGACATGGGATGAAAGGTACACAACAAAAGAGGCTGATTGGCTTCTTAAAGAGCTTCCGCAAATAAAAAGGAAAAAAATTAGGGATAGTGTTTCAGCTTATGTTATACTTAAAGAGTATCTGGAAAGTTTATGA
- a CDS encoding thioredoxin fold domain-containing protein, translating to MKKLLFIVALLISFARAGEWWSDPIRGLEEAKKEHKPVMFYFHSEHCPYCLQMETFVFGDERVSKYMDRFVVISLDTYSQTGMVWAKHFNVFGTPTFVFYDPDRNSVLGVAFGSKTKEDFINLLLKVCEKSNIKKC from the coding sequence ATGAAGAAGTTGCTTTTCATAGTTGCGCTCTTGATAAGCTTTGCAAGGGCGGGAGAGTGGTGGAGCGATCCGATCAGAGGGCTTGAAGAGGCAAAAAAGGAGCATAAACCCGTTATGTTTTACTTCCATTCGGAACATTGTCCCTACTGCCTCCAGATGGAAACCTTTGTCTTTGGTGACGAGAGGGTTTCCAAGTATATGGATAGATTTGTGGTAATATCTTTAGATACCTATTCTCAAACAGGTATGGTGTGGGCAAAGCATTTTAACGTTTTTGGTACACCCACCTTCGTATTTTACGACCCTGATCGTAATAGTGTCTTAGGTGTAGCCTTTGGCAGTAAAACAAAGGAAGATTTCATAAACCTTTTATTGAAGGTTTGCGAAAAATCAAACATAAAAAAGTGCTGA
- the hisS gene encoding histidine--tRNA ligase, translating to MAEFQSVRGFHDIIGEELKRFRYASDTIKSLLKLYNFEEIILPAIEYLEVFQRSIGEVTDIVQKEMFVFQDRKGRLLALRPEGTAGTVRAYIQNRLYAIKPYVKLFYEGPMFRYERPQAGRYRQFHQIGAEAFGISSPELDAEMIDLVYNILTKLGISSTIEINSIGCRVCRPAYRKALSEYLDQVAGHLCDVCIDRKDKNPLRVLDCKVETCKEAVRSAPKMVDYLCEECATHYQNLKSYLDMLSIPYRENYHLVRGLDYYTKTVFEAVSTELGITIIAGGRYDYLVEEMGGPPTPAMGFAVGVERLSLLIKELPPEEPLYMVIPFGNVMDYAFEVVKKLRNMGKKVEISYKKANLKKQLELANKLKVDFAVLIGEDEKRLHTITIKDMHTGKQEIISFPELAHESL from the coding sequence ATGGCGGAATTTCAAAGTGTCAGAGGATTTCATGACATCATCGGAGAAGAACTGAAGCGCTTCAGATATGCATCCGATACAATAAAGAGTCTTTTGAAACTTTATAACTTTGAAGAGATAATACTTCCAGCAATTGAGTACCTTGAGGTATTCCAAAGGAGTATAGGGGAAGTTACGGATATAGTGCAAAAAGAGATGTTTGTATTCCAGGATAGAAAGGGAAGGCTTCTCGCTTTGAGACCGGAAGGCACAGCGGGTACAGTGAGAGCCTATATCCAAAATAGGCTTTACGCTATTAAGCCTTATGTAAAGCTTTTTTACGAAGGTCCCATGTTCAGGTATGAAAGACCGCAAGCGGGAAGATACAGACAGTTTCACCAGATAGGAGCCGAAGCGTTTGGAATATCAAGTCCGGAACTTGACGCGGAAATGATAGATCTTGTTTACAACATACTGACAAAGCTCGGGATAAGTTCCACCATAGAGATAAACTCTATAGGCTGTAGAGTGTGCAGACCCGCTTATAGGAAAGCTCTTTCCGAGTATTTAGATCAAGTTGCCGGACATCTGTGTGATGTTTGTATTGACAGAAAGGATAAAAATCCCCTCAGGGTCCTTGACTGTAAAGTGGAGACCTGCAAAGAGGCTGTGAGATCGGCTCCAAAGATGGTTGATTATCTATGTGAGGAATGTGCAACACATTATCAAAATCTTAAATCATACCTTGATATGCTTTCCATTCCATACAGGGAAAATTATCACCTCGTTAGAGGTCTTGATTACTACACAAAAACGGTCTTTGAGGCAGTCTCTACAGAGCTCGGCATAACTATCATAGCCGGAGGAAGATACGATTACCTCGTTGAAGAGATGGGAGGTCCTCCCACACCTGCTATGGGTTTTGCGGTAGGTGTTGAGAGACTCTCCCTGCTAATAAAAGAGCTTCCTCCCGAAGAACCCCTCTATATGGTCATTCCCTTTGGAAATGTTATGGACTATGCCTTTGAAGTAGTAAAGAAATTAAGGAATATGGGTAAGAAGGTAGAAATTTCATACAAAAAAGCCAATTTGAAGAAACAGCTTGAACTGGCAAACAAGCTGAAGGTTGATTTTGCTGTTCTCATAGGTGAGGACGAGAAAAGACTGCACACTATAACTATTAAGGATATGCATACAGGCAAACAGGAAATTATTAGCTTTCCAGAACTTGCACATGAATCACTTTGA
- a CDS encoding DUF2892 domain-containing protein produces the protein MEKNMATWDRAVRVVLGIIFLWLAFTKGGAWWILGIIGIVFIGTSAIGFCPLYKVLGFKTG, from the coding sequence ATGGAAAAGAACATGGCAACTTGGGACAGGGCGGTAAGGGTAGTTCTGGGTATTATATTCCTTTGGCTCGCTTTTACAAAAGGTGGAGCTTGGTGGATACTCGGCATAATAGGGATCGTTTTTATAGGAACTTCAGCGATAGGTTTTTGCCCGCTTTATAAAGTGCTTGGCTTTAAGACTGGTTGA
- a CDS encoding DUF2905 domain-containing protein: MEQMGKLIALMGALLLVVGLFMMFFEKLPFGLGKLPGDIVIKRDNFTFYFPLATSILLSLILTLILNLLFRK; encoded by the coding sequence ATGGAGCAAATGGGAAAGCTCATAGCATTAATGGGCGCACTTCTTCTGGTAGTTGGTCTTTTTATGATGTTCTTTGAGAAGCTTCCCTTCGGTCTTGGCAAACTTCCCGGTGATATAGTTATAAAGAGAGACAACTTTACTTTTTACTTTCCTCTTGCTACATCCATACTGCTCAGTTTGATCCTTACGCTAATACTTAACCTTCTCTTCAGGAAGTGA
- a CDS encoding DUF1122 family protein encodes MNHFEEFIRILKEGIEVNGKKLYLSKREKGRFVEEENLTLDLCGRRIVFVKVFYGRRPYWKEWIELFHIEPVFFSSPFEDKIYCLISKHFRRIFVEYYEDKETAKQLERGVRVEETRLGNKLLKYGYTHLRNWYYPEGFMEGGYKLQGEK; translated from the coding sequence ATGAATCACTTTGAGGAGTTTATAAGAATCCTAAAAGAAGGTATAGAGGTAAATGGAAAGAAACTTTATCTATCAAAGAGGGAGAAGGGAAGATTTGTGGAGGAAGAGAATCTAACCCTTGATCTTTGTGGCAGGAGAATCGTGTTTGTAAAAGTTTTTTACGGTAGGAGACCTTACTGGAAGGAGTGGATAGAGCTTTTCCACATAGAACCTGTCTTTTTTTCCAGTCCTTTTGAAGACAAAATCTATTGCCTTATATCAAAACACTTCAGGAGGATATTCGTTGAGTATTACGAGGATAAGGAAACTGCAAAACAACTTGAAAGGGGAGTGCGTGTAGAAGAAACACGTCTTGGTAATAAACTCTTAAAATACGGCTACACGCATCTCAGGAACTGGTACTACCCAGAGGGATTTATGGAAGGTGGATACAAACTGCAGGGAGAAAAGTAG
- the soxA gene encoding sulfur oxidation c-type cytochrome SoxA — protein MGKWVVFIFIGVFYALAQQENPAEEVKRQKEMLLKEMGILPGDVYAEQGRDMFNKPMGTQGKSCASCHGQDGRYLRGAYAHMPRYYKDMDSVADLDSRIKYCMEKYMGVKDVKHDINFKSIATYVATLSNGMKMDVKLDNPKEKEMYQKGRELWYARVGKMDFSCAVCHDKETGKRVFLQTVVAVKEDKVSTHWPAYRFSNDQLWTMEDRIRGCFSEMRVIPPEHFHWAVIALNLYMAYKAKGGVVRVPGFIY, from the coding sequence ATGGGGAAGTGGGTAGTATTTATTTTTATAGGGGTATTTTACGCTTTGGCACAGCAGGAGAATCCGGCGGAAGAAGTGAAAAGGCAAAAGGAGATGTTACTCAAGGAAATGGGTATACTTCCCGGAGATGTTTATGCAGAGCAGGGGAGAGACATGTTTAACAAACCTATGGGAACTCAAGGGAAATCCTGTGCTTCGTGTCACGGACAGGACGGGAGGTATCTCAGGGGAGCATACGCACACATGCCAAGATACTACAAGGATATGGATAGCGTGGCAGACCTTGACAGCAGGATAAAGTACTGCATGGAGAAGTATATGGGTGTGAAGGATGTAAAGCACGACATAAACTTCAAGAGCATAGCCACCTATGTAGCTACCCTCTCCAATGGTATGAAGATGGATGTAAAACTTGACAATCCAAAAGAGAAAGAGATGTACCAGAAGGGCAGAGAACTCTGGTATGCAAGAGTAGGTAAAATGGACTTCTCTTGTGCTGTATGCCATGACAAAGAAACAGGCAAAAGGGTTTTCTTGCAGACGGTAGTTGCTGTAAAAGAAGATAAAGTATCCACTCACTGGCCTGCTTACAGGTTCTCCAACGACCAGCTTTGGACAATGGAAGACAGAATAAGAGGATGTTTTAGTGAGATGAGAGTTATTCCGCCGGAGCATTTCCATTGGGCTGTGATCGCTCTGAATTTGTACATGGCTTACAAAGCAAAGGGAGGTGTAGTTAGGGTTCCCGGCTTTATCTACTGA
- the soxY gene encoding thiosulfate oxidation carrier protein SoxY has product MDRRKFLLLSAVSVASLTLAPGLFKPSLAASKLEEDIQKRLGVNLSQIKESSDVKLQAPTIAESGANVPVSVESDIPVDKVDSIWIFVDNNPSPWITDVKLTPMNGKVYFATRIKMGQTSNVRAILKLKDGSYLMATKEVKVTVGGCG; this is encoded by the coding sequence ATGGACAGAAGAAAGTTTTTACTGCTATCAGCTGTTTCGGTTGCGAGCTTGACACTTGCGCCAGGTTTATTTAAGCCATCCTTAGCTGCATCCAAGCTGGAAGAGGATATCCAGAAAAGATTGGGCGTTAACCTTTCTCAGATCAAGGAATCTTCAGATGTTAAGCTTCAAGCACCTACCATAGCAGAGTCTGGAGCTAATGTACCTGTTTCCGTAGAATCGGACATACCTGTAGATAAGGTAGATAGCATATGGATATTCGTTGACAATAACCCAAGTCCATGGATAACTGACGTAAAGCTCACACCAATGAACGGAAAGGTTTACTTTGCTACGAGGATCAAAATGGGTCAAACTTCTAACGTGAGGGCCATACTCAAGCTAAAGGACGGCTCTTACCTGATGGCTACAAAGGAGGTCAAGGTAACTGTTGGTGGTTGTGGTTAA
- the soxZ gene encoding thiosulfate oxidation carrier complex protein SoxZ, with translation MAVGAGILRVPKEAKKGEIVKVQMVITHPMEPGTRKDPQTGQLIPAYHLTKLELLFNDKTVSVIDMGGGVSANPFIGLTLKVDESGIVKISYEDNKGGKWEKTAEIRVV, from the coding sequence ATGGCTGTAGGAGCTGGTATACTCAGAGTTCCAAAGGAAGCCAAGAAGGGAGAGATAGTAAAGGTACAGATGGTTATCACCCATCCTATGGAACCGGGGACGAGGAAAGATCCCCAAACGGGACAGCTTATACCCGCCTATCACCTGACAAAGCTTGAACTCCTCTTTAATGACAAAACTGTCTCAGTGATTGATATGGGTGGTGGGGTGAGCGCCAATCCTTTCATAGGTTTGACTCTAAAGGTTGACGAAAGCGGTATAGTCAAGATCAGTTATGAGGATAACAAGGGAGGAAAATGGGAAAAGACCGCAGAGATAAGGGTAGTTTAA
- a CDS encoding radical SAM protein produces the protein MRLLSTHRSELNQLFVFELSDGYKVESVFYRGDTLCISTQVGCAIKCPFCLSGSLGLVRNLSSEEIYAQYDLLKDTLPIRRIAVAGIGEPLMNYPNVVMSFWRFKNMGLKVSFYTIGFPHTYLGHLIKLPHNGITVSIHSTRADKRKKLIPHGGNLETLISTLRKEIEGLSKRKKKKISLAYLLLKGINDSYEELEEFVRLVSELGVSATLLYYNDTGSFKAPSEQEYEERFLFLKKHGIKVTLSTRFRKDKLGGCGMLLVNRV, from the coding sequence ATGAGGCTTTTATCAACACACAGGAGTGAACTCAATCAGCTTTTCGTATTTGAGCTGTCCGATGGGTACAAGGTGGAATCAGTTTTTTACAGAGGTGATACACTGTGCATTTCAACGCAAGTCGGCTGTGCTATAAAGTGTCCCTTTTGTCTCTCCGGAAGCTTAGGACTTGTGAGGAACCTGTCTTCCGAGGAGATATACGCTCAGTATGATCTTCTCAAGGATACTTTACCCATAAGAAGGATAGCCGTTGCAGGTATAGGAGAACCTTTGATGAACTATCCTAACGTCGTAATGTCCTTTTGGAGATTCAAAAATATGGGTTTGAAAGTTTCTTTCTATACCATAGGTTTTCCTCACACGTACTTAGGGCATCTTATAAAATTGCCTCACAACGGGATCACCGTATCCATACATTCCACAAGAGCTGACAAAAGAAAGAAACTTATCCCACACGGTGGGAATTTGGAAACCCTTATTAGCACGCTGAGAAAGGAAATAGAAGGTTTATCAAAGCGGAAGAAGAAGAAAATAAGTCTTGCATACCTTCTTCTCAAAGGCATAAACGACAGCTATGAAGAGCTTGAGGAGTTTGTCAGACTTGTCTCCGAATTGGGAGTAAGTGCTACACTCCTTTACTACAACGATACAGGATCTTTTAAAGCTCCGAGCGAGCAAGAGTACGAGGAGAGGTTTTTGTTTTTGAAAAAACACGGTATAAAGGTAACGCTTTCTACACGTTTTAGAAAGGATAAGTTAGGAGGATGCGGTATGTTACTTGTAAATAGAGTTTAA
- a CDS encoding nitronate monooxygenase family protein, producing the protein MNLPPLKIGKKKADIPIIQGGMGVGISWERLAGAVAKEGAVGVVSAVGTGYRHPSMVKRDRFGRPIGSIYTHSREALMKIIHDAKRISEGNGLIGVNILCAITDYGRVAQDAVEAGADLIISGAGLPMKLPEYVGDADVALVPIVSSARAMNLICRAWEKKYKRLPDAVVLEGPKSGGHQGFKYEECFMEEYQLENLFPSVLEEAKRWGDIPVIVAGGVWSYEDIKFYIGCGASGVQMATRFIATYECDAPTIYKEVVLSAEEEDIILLKSPVGYPLRVIRTPFVERLLAGYNGWNGCVSHCITPCNKGEEAKKVGFCIADRLGAAWLGNYEEGIFISGANGHLLKKQGIVSVKELIEMLTGKRPDPTVEVSALTV; encoded by the coding sequence ATGAATTTGCCACCTTTAAAGATAGGAAAGAAAAAAGCGGATATACCTATCATTCAAGGAGGTATGGGTGTAGGTATATCCTGGGAGCGCCTTGCTGGTGCTGTAGCTAAGGAAGGTGCTGTAGGAGTAGTGTCTGCGGTAGGTACAGGTTATAGGCATCCAAGCATGGTAAAAAGGGACAGGTTCGGAAGACCCATAGGTTCTATATATACTCACAGCAGGGAAGCTCTAATGAAGATAATACATGATGCGAAGAGAATATCAGAAGGGAATGGTCTTATAGGTGTAAATATCCTTTGCGCCATAACGGATTATGGGAGGGTTGCTCAAGATGCTGTAGAAGCTGGTGCAGATCTTATAATATCTGGTGCAGGACTTCCTATGAAATTGCCAGAATACGTAGGGGATGCGGATGTAGCGCTTGTCCCTATAGTTTCATCTGCGAGAGCCATGAACCTCATATGCAGAGCCTGGGAAAAAAAGTATAAAAGACTGCCTGATGCGGTTGTGCTTGAAGGTCCAAAATCCGGTGGTCATCAAGGTTTTAAGTATGAAGAATGCTTTATGGAAGAGTATCAGCTTGAAAATCTCTTTCCATCAGTGCTTGAGGAAGCAAAAAGGTGGGGAGATATACCTGTGATAGTCGCCGGAGGAGTATGGAGCTATGAAGACATAAAGTTTTATATAGGATGTGGTGCGTCAGGTGTTCAGATGGCTACCAGATTTATAGCTACATACGAATGTGACGCTCCCACTATATATAAGGAAGTAGTATTAAGCGCTGAAGAAGAGGATATAATACTGCTCAAGTCACCGGTTGGATATCCTCTGAGAGTTATAAGAACCCCTTTTGTGGAAAGGCTTCTTGCGGGATACAATGGATGGAACGGTTGTGTCTCTCATTGCATAACGCCTTGTAACAAGGGAGAGGAAGCAAAGAAAGTGGGCTTTTGCATAGCTGACAGATTAGGTGCTGCGTGGCTGGGGAATTATGAAGAAGGTATATTTATAAGCGGTGCGAATGGTCACCTTCTCAAAAAGCAAGGCATAGTATCCGTAAAGGAGCTTATTGAAATGCTGACAGGCAAGAGACCTGATCCAACCGTTGAGGTTTCCGCTCTTACCGTATGA
- the trmFO gene encoding FADH(2)-oxidizing methylenetetrahydrofolate--tRNA-(uracil(54)-C(5))-methyltransferase TrmFO encodes MERVIVIGAGLAGSESAYRLAQEGIKVILYEMRPKRQTPAHKTDKFAELVCSNTLGSMELTSGSGLLKAEMEILGSLVLEAGKHAYVPAGTALGVDRNAFSDYITQKLASHPNIRIIREEVKKVPREDIVIIATGPLTSEDLAEDIKELINQEYLYFYDAISPIVEAESVDFTKGFWASRYGKGGEDYFNCTLTEEEYKVFYEELLKAEKVIPKDFEKAVYFEGCMPIEELAQRGYKTLLFGPMKPVGLFDTAKGERPFAVVQLRKENTEGTLLSLVGFQTRMTYAEQKRVFRLIPCLRNAVFVRLGSMHRNTFIQSNKVLTPFLNMRKMDNVFFAGQITGVEGYIASAATGILAGINAGRLLKGLRPVSLPKETMLGALVNYITGKEGQLQPMSPVMGLLPPLEEKVKDKILRKRLMAERSIKALKSFIMELSLPEEKVKY; translated from the coding sequence ATGGAAAGGGTGATAGTAATAGGTGCCGGACTTGCAGGATCCGAATCTGCTTACAGGCTCGCTCAGGAAGGCATAAAGGTGATACTTTATGAGATGAGACCAAAAAGACAGACACCAGCTCACAAGACGGATAAATTTGCGGAGCTTGTGTGTAGTAATACGCTCGGTAGTATGGAGCTTACTTCTGGAAGCGGACTTTTGAAAGCCGAGATGGAAATTTTAGGATCCTTAGTTTTGGAGGCGGGAAAGCACGCATACGTTCCTGCCGGAACAGCCTTAGGAGTGGATAGAAATGCGTTTTCTGACTACATCACCCAAAAGCTTGCGAGCCATCCAAATATACGTATAATCAGAGAGGAGGTGAAGAAAGTACCAAGGGAAGATATAGTTATCATTGCTACAGGACCGCTAACATCGGAGGATCTCGCTGAGGACATAAAAGAACTCATAAATCAGGAATATCTTTATTTTTACGACGCTATATCCCCCATAGTGGAGGCGGAAAGCGTGGATTTTACAAAAGGCTTTTGGGCTTCACGCTACGGAAAGGGAGGCGAGGACTACTTTAACTGCACCCTCACCGAGGAGGAGTATAAAGTTTTTTATGAAGAACTTTTGAAGGCTGAAAAGGTCATTCCGAAAGATTTTGAGAAGGCTGTTTACTTTGAAGGGTGCATGCCTATAGAGGAATTGGCGCAGAGAGGCTACAAAACGTTGCTTTTTGGTCCTATGAAACCTGTAGGACTTTTTGATACAGCCAAAGGAGAAAGACCTTTTGCAGTTGTACAGCTAAGAAAAGAGAACACAGAAGGGACGCTACTGTCTCTCGTGGGATTCCAAACGAGGATGACCTATGCAGAGCAAAAGAGGGTCTTTAGGCTCATACCTTGTTTAAGAAATGCTGTATTTGTAAGACTTGGCTCTATGCACAGAAATACATTCATACAATCTAACAAAGTACTCACACCTTTTTTAAACATGAGAAAGATGGACAATGTGTTTTTTGCAGGCCAGATAACAGGTGTAGAAGGCTATATAGCTTCTGCAGCAACAGGTATACTTGCAGGTATAAATGCTGGAAGGCTACTCAAGGGTCTTAGACCTGTGTCTCTTCCTAAGGAAACCATGCTTGGCGCTCTTGTAAATTACATTACAGGTAAAGAAGGACAGCTCCAACCAATGTCTCCAGTTATGGGACTCTTGCCACCTCTTGAAGAAAAGGTAAAAGATAAGATCCTTAGAAAGAGGCTTATGGCTGAAAGATCAATCAAAGCGCTCAAAAGCTTCATAATGGAACTTTCACTTCCTGAAGAGAAGGTTAAGTATTAG
- a CDS encoding septal ring lytic transglycosylase RlpA family protein — MRIVILLFMLFSMVLAKGECEEVEGYASWYGREFHGKKTASGEAFNKYKYTAASKIFPINTYVLVKNLENGEEVVVRITDKGPFVKSRILDLSKASAEKLGILEKGIVKVKAIPLYCVADADKSDEDEYIKDIIKTF; from the coding sequence ATGAGAATAGTTATTTTACTTTTCATGCTTTTCAGTATGGTTTTGGCTAAAGGTGAGTGTGAGGAGGTAGAAGGATACGCATCATGGTATGGAAGAGAATTTCACGGAAAGAAAACTGCGAGCGGAGAAGCCTTTAATAAATATAAGTACACAGCCGCATCTAAAATATTTCCGATAAATACCTATGTGCTTGTTAAAAACCTTGAAAATGGTGAAGAGGTAGTTGTCAGAATAACCGATAAAGGACCTTTTGTGAAAAGTAGGATACTGGACCTTTCAAAGGCATCGGCAGAAAAACTCGGTATACTTGAAAAGGGAATCGTTAAGGTAAAGGCAATACCTCTTTATTGTGTAGCCGATGCTGACAAAAGTGATGAGGATGAATATATAAAGGACATCATCAAGACCTTTTAA